In the Lepus europaeus isolate LE1 chromosome 10, mLepTim1.pri, whole genome shotgun sequence genome, AAGTGTGCAATGcttcaaaatccaaaatttttGAGCACCAATATATTCCACATCCTGAACCTTTGTTTCAtgcacaaattattttaaatgctatataaaattaccttcaggctatatgtataggaaatatatgaaatataaatgtcACCTTTAGATTTGGCTCCCATCCACAAGATATTATAttatgcatatgcaaatattccaaaatcaaaaaaaaaatctgaaatctggaaTTCTCCTGGTCCAAGTATTTTGGATAAAGGATACTCTACCCATAGTGACCAATAGTCTCCACACTGATATCTTTCAATTCTTTGATAATAATACTAATCTCTACCATTTCTCCAGGAATGAGGTGTTGTTTTTAATTGTCTTGTTTCGTGGACAGTAAGGGGATTCACATGGATTTCCCGTTATCCTCATGCCAACTTTCAAAAGTCAATgccaaaaattcttttttaaaggatttttatttgcttaaaaggcagaattgcagagagagagggagagacagacagagagagatcgtccatccactgttcactccctgaatggctgcaatggcccaggctgtgcCATGCCAACGTcagtagcctggagcttcttcgtcctggagcttcttccaagcccttaggccatcttctgctgctttctcaggtgcatcatcagggagctggaacagaagcagagcagccaggacacgaatcagtacccatgtgggatgccagggttgcaggccgtggcttaacctgcaatgccacaacaccagccccaagaattctTCCAGTTGCCTTTGACATTTGTAATGCATAGTCACTGTGGATAGAATCAAGAGGACCAGTTGAACCTATATGGGTATACAGGGGTCTCTGACCCAGAATCACATATATTTCACGCCCTACTTAATTTCTTACTCTAAGCTGTTTGGCAAAATGGTGACACGGTTCCCAGGAAAGTGCATCCCTTCAGTCCTTCATCTCATCACACACGGTCAGTTTCAATAGTGTTGTCCCttagtacacattttccaaggAAAATAAGGTTTTTATTTAGCAGACATTCAGAAATCACAAGCCACCATATGCAATTTTTTTCTGTCACGCCCATTAAACACATTTCACTATCCACAAGCTAGTTTTGCGGTGACAATGTgggaaatgtttattttccttatttttttttaaagatttatttctttatttgaaagtcagagttacacagagagaggagaggcagagagaagggtcttccatccaatggttcactccatagatggctgcaacggcagaagatgtgccaatccaaagccaggagcttcctctgggtctcccatgcgggtgcaggggcccaaggacttgggccatcttctactgctttcccaggccacagcagagagctggatcagaagtagaacagccaggactcgaaccggtgcccatatgggatgctggcactgcaggtggcagctttatcctctacgTCACAGCACTAGCgccatattttccttattttaacacATGCAGTGGAAGTGTTGGTATCCTTCCCAACTGGGTAAACAAAAGCTATTTTATCAGTGAAAAATGCATAGACATGTATATCAATTACTTTTTGGAAATGTTTCTGAAATGACTTTTTGAACTTCTATGGTGGTAAGAATAACAGCTGTGAAGTTTTCTTGTGCCTATATTTCAGAACACGaatcatctcagtagatgcagaaaaatactttaatgatattaatatctcttcatgattaaaaaaaaactcagcaaactAGATATACAAGGAACatgcctcaaaattataaaggctatatatgacaaattggccggcgccacggctcactaggctaatcctccgccttgcggtgccggcacaccaggttctagtcccagttggggcgccagattctgtcccggttgcccctcttccaggccagctctctgctgtggcccgggagtgcagtggaggatggcccaagtgcttgggccctgcaccccatgggagaccaggagaagcacctggctcctggcttcggatcagcgcggtgtgccggccgcagcgcgccaaccgcggcggccattggagggtgaaccaacggcaaaaaggaagacctttctctctgtctctctctctcactgtccactctgcctgtcaaaaaataaaaaaaaaaaaataaaaaaaaatttaaaaaaataaaaaaaaaatatgacaaaTCAACAGCCAATGCCATGCTGaatgggaaaagctggaagcatttccccttagatctggaacaagagaaggatgtccactctcaccactctgATTCAATAAGTACTGGGAGTATTATCGAGAGCAGTTActgaagagaaagaataaaagacatcaaaattggaaaggtggaattttcaattttgttttcaaatgacatgatattatacatggaaaaacctaaacacttcaccaaaaagctgttagaattgaaaaGCTAatttggccggcactgcggctcactaggctaatcctccacctgcagcacagacatcccgggttctagtcccggttggggcgccggattctgtcccggttgctcctcctccagtccagctctctgctgtggcccaggagggcaatggaggatggcccaagtgcttgggccctgtacctgtgtgggagaccaggaggaagcacctggctcttggcttcggatcggcgcagtgccggccatagcagccatttggggggtgaactgacggaaggaagacctttctctctgtctctctctcactgtctaactctgcctgtcaaaaaagaaagaaagaaaaaaagaaaagaaaagctaattCAGTAGAGTTGCAagttacaaaatcaacatacaaaaaatagCAGCATTTTTGTATACCAGTAATGATCTCACtgagagagaaatcaagaaataaatccaatttacaatagctaccaaaaaatcaaatatataggaataaatttaacccaggaagggaaagatctctacaatgaaaattatgaaacatcGATGAAAAGAAATCATCGAGGACATCACAGATTCCATGAAGAAATCAAGAAttcatactattaaaaaaactatacttctaaaacaatctacagattcaatgtaatccctttcaaaataccaatgacattctgtatataattattaaaaataaggccagcaccgtggtttaacaggctaatcctccgccttgtggcaccggcacaccgggttctagtcccggtcggggcgccggattctgtcccggttgcccctcttccaggccagctctctgctatggcccaggaaggcagtggaggatggcccaggtccttgagccctgcacccgcatgggaaaccaggagaagcacctggctcctggcttcggatcagcgcagtgtgctggccacagcggccatgggagggtgaaccaaaggcaaaaaggaagacttttctctctgtctctcgctctctcactatctactctgcctgtccaaaaaaaaaaaaaaattattaaaaataatcctaaaatttatatggaattacaaaagactcagaatagccaaagtgaaacagacaaaaaaaaatcaagctggagacaccacaatacctaatttcaaagcgtattacaaagctacagtaattgaagcaacatggtactggcataaaaaccaatataTAGATCTATGTAACAAAACAGAGAaggtcggcgccacggctcactaggctaatcctccacctgtggcgccggcacacctggttctagtcccagtcggggcgccggattctgtcccggttgctcctcttccaggccagctctctgctgtggcccaggagggcagtggaggatggcctaagtccttgggccctgcacccacatgggagaccaggagaagcacctggctcctagcttcagatcagcgcagtgcaccgaccACAGCggcaattggggggtgaaccaacggaaaaggaagatctttctgtctctctcactgtgtactctgcctgttcaaaaaaaaaaaaaaacacagagaacccagaaattacttcacatacatacagccaactaaTACTAGTTTTTGAtaaaggtgccaagaacacacactggagaaaggacagtctttttaagaaatgttgttggtggagctggtgctgtggctcagctggttaatgccctgacctgcccatctcatatgggcgccggttctagtcccggctgctcctcttctgatcctgctctctgctatggcccctgcacccacgtgggagacccagaagaggctcctggctcctgacttcaatcagcacagctccggccattgaggccatctggggagtgaaccagcggatagacgacctctctctgtctctctctataactctgtctttcaaataaataaaataaatctttttagaaaaaaaaaaaaagaaatgatgttgGCAAACTGGAttatatgtaaaagaatgaaattaaatccctgtctctctccatatacaaaaaacaactcaagatggatcaaactcctacatgtaagacctgaaactatgaaatttctagaagaaaacataggagaaacacttCAAGCTAATGGTGCAGGTGAAGATTTCTTGTCTATgatctcagaagcacaggcaatttaCCAAGCTCAGAAGCTTTctgcaaaaaccaaaacaaacagaaggaagaaatcATTAAAGCTTAGAGTAAAAATAGATTgagaaaatcaataaaaccaaaattgattctttgaaaagaacaaaactgtAGCTCGgctagtacaaaaaaaaaaaaaagagagagagagaaaacttaaaTTATTGAACTCAAGGATGGGACAATCAGAGAGAATCCCACCGCTTTCATAgaaacaaaaatgattaaaaaacaaatcaatgaaCAAGTATATGCCAGGCCTCATTATAAAATGAGACAAAGACATCACAAGAAAACTTAGACAAATACTGCTCATAAGTATAGGTACAAAAATGTGGgaaaaaattagtaaaaagaTCAACaacatagaaaaaatgatacacTATGACCAAATCCAGcggatttatcccaggaatacAAGCTTGTGTAAACATGCAGGAATCAGTGTAGCATGCCACATTCACCAAACAAAGATCATCCTCAAGACAACGAACACAGAACACGCAACTGGCAAAATCCCTCTCACTTTCATGATACAAATGCTCGCCTGATTAGGAACAGGAGGAGCTTCCTCAGCCTTAAAAAGGACATCTATGACAAACTCAGATAATTACTATCTTCATCAACTATCTTGTCTGCTCTCTCTTgatttattttgttgcttttgttcCAGCCTCTCGGGTTCAAGGCTTagccaattttttttcaaattctcacATTTATATGCTAAAGCATTAATAGCAATTGATTTATAACTACTCATTATAAAGATGTTGATGTTCTGAGCTATAAGTGGCTATGATCCCTAGGCATAAGAGAggtggaagagaggagggagagaggaagaaggagtgggagaaggagagggagagggagggggagggggaggggagggggaggggagggggagagggggagagagagacggaggttCCACAGCAGGGCTCTGAGAAACCATGGCCTTTCAATCTCCATGGCTGGGTACCCAAGCACTGACTGTACTACTCACTAGGCTGATTTTGGATGCACCAGAACCCTGCCCAGGCTTGAGCCCTGGGGAAACTAAATGAGAGGTATGGATTCAACCCCTCCCAGCAGAGGGAGGTCCACTCCCAGGATataacttcagcccagcccaggactCTGCTGTCGACCCTCTGCAACAGCATGAAGCCCAAATGGACCCACTTTTCTCTGTGGCTCCTCGTCTTCTCCATGCTCCTCCACACACTTGCTGGGAACCTATTTCCTGAACCACTCAGGAGTCAACTgtgtgaaagtgggcatcttgGAGGTAAGGCAAAATAAGACAGGGAAGCCAAGAGGAAACTGAAGGAGAAGGAAGTCTAGGCGGCCTGGGGTATGAGTGCCAACCAGCAGGATCAAGTCCTCCCTGTATCTGAAAACACAGGACTCGAGGAGGGATTAAATTACACTTGACCTTAGCCAAAAGGCCCAGAAGGGACATCATCTGATTAAACTGATTTCCCTCTATGGGctggaggagaaggaagacagaaggtagaatcaacctaaattttACCTAGGGAATTTCAGTAAAAGAGGAATAGGGACTATGAAAATTGGACTGATGGCTGGGATATCCCAGgaattcttttgttgttgtttgcacATGTATATTTATTACAAGAGTTTCGATTCTATTCAACATTGATGTATAGGAGCACTGTGTTAAATTCAACTGATATACAGATGCAGAGGTTTTTGGTGGTATGCTTAGAACACTCTCATTCTACTTGTTTAAATTAAGTTGCTCTTGATTCAAATTATAATGGGCATGTATGAAATACTCAGAGTACTAAAGGAGAAACTCcctgggcaggcgctgtggcatggtaggctaagcctctgcctgcagtgccagcatcctatatgggtgccagttcctgtcccagctgctccacttctgatccagctttccacAGAcggcctaggaaggcaatggaagatagcccaagtgcttgagcccctgcacccacatgggagacctggagaaagttcctggctcctggtttcggatgggcccagctcccgccattgtggcaatgtggggagtgaaccagtggatggaagacctctctccctgtctttccctctctctgtaaccctgcctctcaaataaataaataaaaaataagagaaacactCAAATGTAGATAAGAATGGTAGCTCAACTTAAAGATGACATTAGCGAAGTATCATtatcttagaattatacctatgaaatacatgaaatctgttctttttatattaataatttaaaaaatgactgacATTAACTCCTTTATCTCCAACGTGGTCATCATGGCTCCTGCTCTAACACCCACCTCCATGACCTCAGAACGGCCAGGTGAGTCTGGATGCACAACGTGGGGAGTGGGGCCATATGGGAATGGACACAGAAGAAGATGCACCAGATCAAGCATTTTAAGTCTCTACTTCAGGAGTAGATAAAGTAAGGATCCTTTTAGTAGGCATGTGCAGCCTAGAGACTGATGGGTCGGAGAGTGGAAGTCGGGGCTCTGCAACGTGTGTCCTTGGGGGAGCAGATGAGATGTCCGTTTCCAGGGTCATAGGAAGCGGGTAAAGGGTCAGGAGACGGGGTATGTTGGACATGAAGAAGGAATCCTGTCAGCAGTGGAGGGCACTCAGATCTTTCTTGCTACCAACTCCAAAGTTGCAGAGCTACCTCACTGTCCTTCCCCAGCTACTTCTGTGCATCATGAACCCAGGCTACGGTCTAGAATCATTACCCCGTATCACGTATACAGAGAAATGTATGCTCAAGAAACTCCGACCTGTTCCCAGTGTTAAAACCAGGTAGACTTACATGGGTCGATGAGCGTTAGTGGTCAGTCCACGAGGGGAAGAACACCAACGAGGTGGCAAAGAAGACCTGACTCTGGGATCTCTACGCACAGATTACTGCAACTACCCAGTGAAGAAGGGCACCTGTAACTTAGTCCTGACCAGATTCTACTACAACATGCTCACATTCTTGTGTGAGCCCTTCATCTTTTCTGGCTGTCAAGGCAACAGAAACAACTTCCATCAAAAGTATATCTGTGAAAAATATTGTCTTCCTGAGAAGTAAGTCTTTTGGTACCTTGCCCCATCCCCAGTGACAATACTAGGGATCATGGTTTTTCAGGAAAAATCAAGTGAGGCCAAAGGGAAAGTAGGCAAGAAATTAATTATACCTGGGTTGGGGGTAAACGACAGAGATAAATTCCACTGTCCTAGGTCACTTAGTCCAACAACATTCTTGAAATTGTGAAAATTGAAGCTAATGATTTGTCGGCTAACCCAGAAGAGAGACAGGGATCCAGAGCCATGACTCTCCTCCTAGGGCCTCACACCACCAGGATGGCCTCAGGTCTTTGAGAGCATGTCCAACACATCATTGTTTCACGGCCAAAGAAGTTGTGAGACTGTAAGGACAGCCGGGGAAGCCAGGGATCATGGTTCACCATCTGTAGTCAATGGCTAAGCAATGGTTTTACACTCCAGAGCAGAGATAGAACTTGATTTGCATATCCTGAGTCCAGCACTCCACTGGCTTACTAATAATTTATGGCCAGAAGCATGAGTCAGCATgaaagacagcagtgatggccggcgccgtggcttaacaggctaatcctccgcctagcggcgctggcacaccaggttctagtcctggtcggggctccagattctgtcctggttgttcctcttccaggccagctctctgctgtggccagggagtgcagtgaaggatggcccaaatccttgggccctgcaccccatgggaaaccaggaaaagcacctggctcctgccattggatcagcacggtgcgctggccgcagcgcaccagccgcggcggacattagagggtgaaccaacggcaaaggaagacctttctctctgtctctctctctcactgtccactctgcctgtccaaaaaaaaaaaaaaaaaaaagacagcagtgAAATTCTACAGAGATGCTAAGTTCCCATTGATATGTGGTCTTCAACCATAATGATGACTATAATAATCACTAAATTTATTTACCTCATAGGGACAGAGGACAAGGAAGAATAGAAGCTTAAGATGacagaagaa is a window encoding:
- the LOC133767454 gene encoding PI-stichotoxin-Hcr2f-like, whose product is MKPKWTHFSLWLLVFSMLLHTLAGNLFPEPLRSQLCESGHLGDYCNYPVKKGTCNLVLTRFYYNMLTFLCEPFIFSGCQGNRNNFHQKYICEKYCLPEK